A genomic region of Venturia canescens isolate UGA chromosome 7, ASM1945775v1, whole genome shotgun sequence contains the following coding sequences:
- the LOC122413991 gene encoding xanthine dehydrogenase/oxidase-like, which produces MGQGQIGSEESELKGNVLVWINGNPYTVSEDIRPETSLNIFIRDHAGLKGTKSMCLEGGCGACIVSADIHGEIMAVNSCLVPILICNGWKIKTVEGIGNRKIGYHKIQAALADMNGSQCGFCSPGMVMNMYSLIQQHQGKELSMKEIENSFGSNICRCTGYRPILDTFKGFASDANPALSKKINDIEELYKLKTCPKSGKACTGDCSTNAAAIGKPERVSMHFADAQFHKLVSLENLFAIFEKHPKATYVLNGGNTAHGVYRLVKPEIYLDVNDIPDLHRVVKDSDSLTLGGNVSLSIAKKTFEEFSKEPGFGYLSHMANHIDLIASVPVRNIGTLAGNLMIKHQHREFPSDLFLILETAGAQMHVLESPSIKNSISFLDFLNTDMNHKIIYSIVLSPMSDDYVYRSFKIMPRSQNAHAHVNAGFRFKLDGANKILEKPNIIFGGIDENFFHATETEAFLEGKNLLDNKVLKGALKTLDSELKPDHRLPDYSPEFRKTVAVGLFYKFVLSIKPDSAEPKLRSGGEMLERGLSSATHDYDTDKNMWPVNEPVPKMESIYQTSGEGQYVNDIPTNPEDTVHCAFVHSEFSSGKIEGVDASDALGLPGVIAYFGAQDVTGKNVSIDGSNKIMFLDSDERLFAEKEIEYAGQPIGVVVAETQALANEAAKLVKVTYSETLKKKAIVTIQDAIASGDKTRLFQTAHMPAKRKGNDAKHVIKGTLEVGSQYHFTMEPQSCICIPTEDGIDVYPASQWLDLTQVSIASCLGVPNNSINVNVRRLGGGYGAKISRSTQVSCACALVCHLLRRPVRFIMTIESNMATVGKRYSMKQDYEVGIDDNGLIQYLNSMHWGNAGCSFNELHAPFLIHHFYTCYDSETWSCDGFEAKTDIPSNTFCRAPASTEGIAMAENIMEHIARTIGKDPLEVRILNMNSIDKEALLPMIEDMKKTSDYEARKRAVEIFNSENRWKKKGISFVVMKYPLMYWGQFHAMVSIFARDGTVSVVHGGVECGQGIHTKVAQVAAHTLGIDLHMVSVKPTNNMITPNNSVTGGSLTSESCAYATMMACKEILKRLEPIRAKMENASWTELLMAAHAADVDLCARYMMAPATKDLELKPYPIYGVTVAEVELDLLTGQHIIRRVDIMEDAGISLNPEIDLGQVEGAFIMGIGYWTSEELIYDLDTGALTNTRTWNYKPPGAKDIPVDLRVSFRRNAPNPTGVLRSKATGEPPLCMSCSIPIAMRNALNAARMDAGNSDAWYELGGPVTTEKILLKSLTNKDLMVL; this is translated from the exons ATGGGACAGGGTCAAATTGGGTCCGA GGAATCGGAGTTGAAGGGAAACGTTCTAGTATGGATCAACGGAAACCCTTATACAG TTTCAGAAGATATACGACCGGAAACATCCCTGAACATTTTCATACGAGATCATGCCGGATTAAAAGGGACAAAGTCGATGTGCCTGGAGGGCGGATGCGGGGCTTGCATCGTCAGTGCCGACATTCATGGTGAAATAATGGCCGTCAATTCGTGCCTCGTTCCGATATTAATTTGCAACGG ATGGAAAATCAAAACGGTCGAGGGTATTGGGAACAGAAAGATTGGCTATCATAAAATTCAAGCCGCTCTTGCCGATATGAACGGTTCGCAGTGTGGATTCTGTTCACCCGGAATGGTCATGAATATGTACAG TTTGATACAGCAGCACCAGGGTAAAGAATTGTCGATgaaggaaattgaaaattcgttcgGCAGCAACATTTGTCGATGCACCGGATATCGACCTATTCTCGATACTTTCAAAGGCTTCGCGAGCGACGCGAATCCCGCATTGTCCAAGAAAATTAACGATATCGAG GAACTGTACAAACTCAAGACGTGTCCAAAATCTGGGAAAGCATGCACCGGCGACTGCTCGACTAATGCTGCTGCTATCGGCAAGCCCGAAAGAGTTTCGATGCATTTCGCGGATGCACAATTCCACAAACTCGTTTCTCTCGAAAACTTGTTCGCCATTTTCGAGAAGCACCCGAAAGCTACTTACGTTCTCAACGGTGGCAATACGGCTCATG GCGTTTATCGTTTGGTTAAACCGGAAATTTACCTCGACGTAAATGACATTCCTGACCTACATCGGGTCGTGAAGGATAGTGACTCGTTAACCCTCGGTGGAAACGTGTCGCTGAGCATCGCCAAGAAGACCTTTGAGGAATTCTCCAAGGAGCCTGGATTTGGATACTTGAGCCACATGGCTAATCACATAGATCTGATTGCGAGCGTTccagttcgaaat ATTGGAACTCTCGCTGGAAATTTAATGATAAAACACCAGCATCGTGAATTTCCGTCGGACCTCTTTCTCATTCTTGAAACAGCCGGAGCGCAAATGCACGTTC tcgaaAGCCCTTCTATAAAGAACAGCATAAGCTTTCTAGATTTTCTCAATACCGATATGAATCATAAAATTATATACAGCATTGTTCTATCGCCGATGAGCGACGATTACGTCTACCGCTCCTTCAAG ATCATGCCCAGGTCTCAAAATGCTCACGCTCATGTCAATGCCGGATTTCGCTTCAAATTAGACGGAgccaacaaaattttggaaaaaccaaACATCATATTCGGAGGAATAGATGAAAATTTC TTTCACGCGACCGAGACGGAAGCTTTTCTCGAAGGAAAAAATCTTCTGGACAATAAAGTTTTGAAAGGCGCTCTCAAAACATTGGATTCCGAGCTGAAGCCCGACCATCGCTTGCCCGATTATTCTCCGGAGTTTCGGAAAACTGTGGCTGTCGGACTCTTCTACAAG TTCGTACTGAGCATAAAACCGGACAGCGCGGAGCCAAAGTTACGAAGCGGTGGTGAAATGTTGGAGCGTGGCCTTTCGTCGGCGACTCACGATTACGACACGGACAAAAATATGTGGCCGGTAAACGAGCCGGTACCGAAAATGGAATCGATTTATCAGACTTCGGGCGAAGGACAATACGTAAACGACATACCAACGAACCCCGAGGATACGGTTCATTGCGCATTCGTTCATTCGGAATTTTCAAGCGGAAAAATTGAGGGCGTCGATGCCAGCGACGCATTG GGATTACCCGGAGTGATAGCCTACTTCGGTGCTCAAGATGTGACCGGTAAAAATGTTTCGATCGACGGCTCGAACAAGATCATGTTTCTCGACTCGGACGAGCGG TTGTTTGCAGAGAAAGAGATCGAGTACGCTGGTCAACCGATCGGTGTTGTAGTTGCCGAGACTCAGGCGCTCGCGAACGAGGCTGCGAAACTAGTCAAAGTCACGTATTCGGAGacactgaagaaaaaagcgatCGTAACAATTCAGGACGCTATTGCTTCGGGTGATAAAACCCGACTGTTCCAAACTGCACACATGCCAGCGAAGCGAAAag GAAACGATGCGAAGCACGTTATCAAGGGTACTCTCGAGGTAGGATCTCAGTATCACTTCACGATGGAACCGCAGAGTTGCATTTGCATACCGACGGAAGACGGTATTGACGTTTATCCCGCTTCGCAGTGGCTCGATTTGACTCAAGTTTCGATAGCTTCTTGCCTCGGTGTTCCAAACAACAG CATAAACGTCAACGTAAGGCGTTTGGGGGGTGGTTACGGCGCAAAGATCTCGCGATCGACTCAAGTATCGTGCGCGTGCGCGCTTGTATGCCACCTGTTGAGACGACCGGTTCGATTCATCATGACGATCGAGAGTAACATGGCAACGGTGGGCAAACGTTACTCGATGAAACAGGATTACGAAGTCGGTATTGACGACAACGGCCTCATACAGTATCTCAATTCGATGCATTGGGGAAATGCCGGCTGTTCTTTCAACGAGTTGCACGCCCCATTTCTCATTCATCACTTTTACACTTGTTACGATTCCGAAACATGGAGCTGCGACGGATTCGAAGCGAAGACCGATATACCCTCCAATACCTTCTGCAGAGCACCCG CATCTACGGAGGGAATCGCAATGGCGGAAAACATAATGGAACACATAGCCCGAACGATCGGAAAAGATCCGTTGGAAGTGCGCATATTGAACATGAATTCAATAGACAAGGAAGCTCTACTACCCATGATCGAAGATATGAAGAAAACTTCGGATTACGAGGCTCGCAAGAGAgcggttgaaattttcaacagc gaaaatcgttggaaaaaGAAGGGAATATCGTTCGTAGTGATGAAGTATCCTCTGATGTACTGGGGACAATTTCACGCAATGGTTTCGATATTTGCACGCGATGGTACTGTCTCGGTGGTTCACGGTGGTGTAGAATGTGGTCAAGGAATTCATACAAAG GTTGCCCAAGTCGCCGCTCATACTTTGGGGATTGATCTGCACATGGTCTCCGTTAAACCGACCAATAACATGATAACTCCGAACAATTCGGTGACAGGGGGAAGTTTAACGAGCGAGTCATGCGCTTAT GCAACGATGATGGCGtgcaaagaaattttgaagcgACTCGAGCCGATCAGagcgaaaatggaaaatgccAGTTGGACGGAGTTGCTGATGGCCGCTCATGCGGCTGACGTGGATTTGTGCGCCCGTTACAT GATGGCGCCGGCAACGAAGGACCTCGAACTCAAGCCATACCCGATCTACGGCGTGACCGTAGCAGAAGTCGAGTTGGACCTGTTGACGGGTCAACATATCATAAGAAGGGTCGACATTATGGAGGACGCGGGAATTAGCCTCAACCCAGAAATTGATTTGGGACAGGTTGAAGGAGCTTTCATAATGGGCATCGGTTACTGGACCAGCGAAGAATTGATCTACGACCTGGATACCGGTGCTCTCACCAACACTAGAACTTGG AATTATAAACCTCCCGGAGCCAAGGACATTCCGGTTGACCTAAGAGTTAGTTTTCGTCGAAACGCACCGAATCCAACCGGTGTATTACGCTCAAAAG cCACCGGAGAACCACCTCTGTGCATGAGTTGTTCGATTCCAATAGCCATGAGAAATGCTCTTAATGCTGCAAGAATGGACGCCGGAAACAGCGATGCGTGGTATGAATTGG GTGGGCCTGTTACAACGGAGAAAATACTACTCAAGAGCCTCACCAACAAAGATCTAATGGTGCTATAA